One Bombus pyrosoma isolate SC7728 linkage group LG7, ASM1482585v1, whole genome shotgun sequence genomic window carries:
- the LOC122569683 gene encoding uncharacterized protein LOC122569683: MGKLIVTLTYLMACLGLHLIICDNYCEINSRQLPYYKLMKSNARSNQLILSRKTVRNVNECRKFASVKKALAFNYGLDDDYELNIGVQNKSKTTRKICQALQCPEIYNFTTLVKDKNYKYYSTYPSFIPTGSSFTLVCVPRTGIFVFSSDNLNYSQARTACQKINASLAHIISEERTNGLAKYISPNTPTFVGLSNRRNEKFWMNEFEEPLLCFNYRAWGRGQPSHSKGCVTLVQPPQLQLGPFWKVVPCGSVLSFICEISPIYSYLHS; the protein is encoded by the exons atgggaaaGTTAATTGTAACTCTGACATACTTGATGGCGTGTTTAGGATTACACTTAATTATATGCGATAATTACTGTGAAATTAATTCACGACAGTTGCCATActacaaattaatgaaatctAACGCCCGTTCGAATCAGTTAATACTCTCAAGGAAAACGGTGCGAAATGTGAACGAGTGCAGGAAGTTCGCTTCGGTGAAGAAAGCTTTGGCATTTAATTATGGTTTAGACGATGACTATG AATTGAATATTGGCGTTcagaataaaagtaaaacaacGAGGAAAATATGCCAAGCGCTTCAATGTCCTgagatttacaattttactacGCTTGTGAAGgataagaattataaatattacagcaCATATCCCAGCTTCATACCAactg gTTCTAGCTTCACACTGGTTTGCGTTCCTAGGACAGggatatttgtattttcgaGCGACAACTTGAATTACAGCCAAGCACGAACAGCTTGCCAAAAAATAAATGCATCGCTGGCTCACATAATCAGCGAGGAACGTACTAACGGGCTTGCAAAATACATTTCGCCAAACACACCTACTTTTGTCGGACTCAGTAACCGtaggaatgaaaaattttggaTGAACGAATTTG agGAACcacttttatgttttaattatcGAGCATGGGGAAGGGGACAACCATCGCATTCAAAAGGATGTGTCACTCTGGTACAACCACCTCAATTACAACTTGGACCTTTTTGGAAAGTTGTTCCTTGCGGTAGTGTGTTATCTTTTATCTGTGAAATTTCACCGATCTATTCATATTTGCATAGCtag
- the LOC122569681 gene encoding adenylate kinase isoenzyme 1, producing the protein MKTVWIIGGPGCGKGTQCERIIEKYGFFHISSGDLLREEVASGSPRGASLQETMSQGLFVPTDIVLDLIRERMEKAKKENATKTGFLIDGYPRELEQGLLFEKKVCPVDLIIFFDVSNETLEKRLLGRAAVSQRADDNLETIKKRIQIFNVKNGEIVNHYKDKVLRINAEGSVDDIFAEVSKALDALLKLN; encoded by the exons ATGAAGACCGTCTGGATAATTGGTGGGCCAGGATGTGGAAAAGGAACACAGTGCgaacgaataattgaaaaatatggaTTCTTTCACATAAGCAGCGGTGATCTACTGCGAGAAGAAGTTGCCAGTGGTAGTCCCAGGGGAGCTTCGCTACAGGAAACCATGTCCCAAGGTTTATTTGTCCCAACG GATATCGTACTGGATCTGATAAGAGAACGGATGGAAAAGGCTAAGAAGGAAAATGCTACAAAAACTGGATTTCTTATTGACGGATATCCCCGTGAATTAGAACAAGGTCTCCTTTTCGAAAAGAAA GTGTGTCCTGTCgatttaatcattttcttcgaTGTCTCGAACGAAACATTAGAGAAGAGACTACTAGGGCGCGCAGCAGTATCACAAAGAGCTGACGATAATCTTGAAACGATCAAAAAGAGAATTCAGATATTTAACgtaaaaaatggagaaatcgTTAACCATTATAAAGACAAAGTTCTAAGA ATCAATGCTGAAGGCAGTGTGGATGACATATTCGCCGAAGTTTCGAAAGCGTTAGATGCTTTGTTGAAATTGAACTAG